One part of the uncultured Bacteroides sp. genome encodes these proteins:
- a CDS encoding ATP-binding protein produces MIIRFSVCNYKVFKDETIFSFVATNYDKKTREDENVAHIESPSLRLLKNAVVYGANASGKTKLIDAFAFMRYFVVNSSKDAASSEEIDTDPFRLNTESELAPSSFELMFLIGEKLYRYGFEVTRKKVVTEWLYVQEKKRESELFYRGEDGVVSFDKKKFAAWQLIINANLVRNNALFITTLAQFNDELGIEVVTYFKENLKIISGLNEAGYKGMILSKLVDSDYKKRVMEFLNFADLGIMDISKKEIEASFDDSDKVPQDIKKMILDDIQSQTLLTKHQAYDAEHSPVDSREFLMRKDESHGTQKFFYLTGPILESLMNGYTLVVDELDSRLHPNLVTRLISLFNSKETNPNNAQLIFNTHNSNLLDSKLLRRDQIWFVDKNMYGESKLYSLSDIKGIRKDEQFEQNYINGIYGGVPYLDDFINVRIDKALNHENEK; encoded by the coding sequence ATGATTATCAGGTTCTCGGTTTGTAATTACAAGGTGTTTAAAGACGAAACTATTTTTAGTTTTGTTGCCACTAATTACGATAAGAAGACGCGCGAAGATGAAAACGTGGCTCATATTGAAAGTCCGTCATTGCGCTTATTAAAGAATGCTGTAGTATATGGAGCAAATGCCAGCGGAAAGACAAAGCTGATTGATGCATTTGCCTTTATGCGCTATTTTGTGGTAAATTCATCGAAAGATGCTGCTTCTTCGGAGGAGATAGATACTGATCCGTTTAGACTGAATACTGAAAGTGAACTTGCGCCCAGTAGCTTTGAATTAATGTTTTTAATTGGTGAAAAGCTTTATCGCTATGGCTTTGAGGTTACCAGGAAAAAAGTGGTTACTGAATGGTTGTACGTGCAAGAGAAGAAAAGAGAATCAGAACTTTTCTATAGGGGTGAGGATGGCGTAGTCTCTTTTGATAAAAAGAAATTTGCAGCATGGCAATTGATTATTAATGCAAATCTGGTAAGAAATAATGCGCTGTTTATTACTACTCTTGCTCAGTTTAATGATGAACTGGGTATAGAGGTGGTGACTTACTTTAAGGAGAACTTGAAAATTATTTCAGGGCTTAATGAGGCTGGCTACAAGGGTATGATATTATCAAAGTTGGTGGATTCTGACTATAAAAAGAGGGTGATGGAATTCCTGAACTTTGCCGATCTGGGAATAATGGATATTAGCAAAAAAGAAATTGAAGCTAGTTTTGACGATTCTGATAAAGTGCCTCAGGATATTAAGAAGATGATTCTTGACGATATTCAGTCACAGACTTTATTAACTAAACATCAGGCTTATGATGCAGAACATTCTCCAGTGGATTCCAGAGAATTTTTAATGAGAAAGGATGAATCTCATGGAACTCAGAAGTTCTTTTACCTGACCGGTCCTATTTTAGAATCATTAATGAACGGATATACGCTTGTTGTTGATGAACTTGATTCGCGCTTGCACCCAAACTTGGTGACTCGGCTAATCTCTTTGTTTAATTCGAAAGAAACAAATCCGAATAATGCTCAATTGATATTTAATACGCATAATTCGAACTTATTGGATAGCAAACTATTACGTAGAGATCAAATTTGGTTTGTGGATAAAAATATGTATGGCGAAAGCAAGCTTTATTCGTTGTCTGACATTAAAGGTATCAGGAAGGATGAACAGTTTGAGCAAAATTATATTAATGGAATTTACGGTGGTGTGCCCTATCTGGATGATTTTATAAATGTGAGGATCGACAAAGCACTGAATCATGAGAATGAAAAATAA
- a CDS encoding RloB family protein — MKNKTAEQEKERMAHKERMRKTPSLNRSMPSIPKKKKILIVCEGENTEPSYFRQFRLATATVYPVGEGYNTESLVERAILLSRKDKYDEVWCVFDKDDFLNQSFNAAIETAQRNNMKVAYSNQAFEYWLLLHFEDHQGGLLHRNDYGDKINKYITPLGAYYDSDNSKLIDNNFFAILCGIDKRYAERRVDLAIKRARKIYERYTDDHPAVEKSLSVNPAKEESSTRVFLLVEEILKYI; from the coding sequence ATGAAAAATAAAACTGCTGAGCAGGAGAAGGAGAGGATGGCTCATAAAGAAAGAATGAGAAAGACTCCTTCTTTGAATCGTAGTATGCCATCTATTCCCAAAAAGAAAAAGATATTGATTGTTTGTGAAGGCGAAAACACAGAACCTTCTTACTTCCGGCAATTCAGACTTGCTACTGCAACGGTGTATCCTGTGGGAGAGGGGTATAACACGGAAAGCTTGGTGGAACGTGCTATATTGTTAAGCAGGAAAGATAAATATGATGAGGTGTGGTGTGTTTTTGATAAGGATGATTTCCTTAATCAAAGCTTTAACGCGGCAATAGAGACTGCACAAAGAAATAATATGAAGGTTGCTTACTCCAATCAGGCTTTTGAGTATTGGTTACTTTTACACTTTGAAGATCATCAAGGTGGGCTGCTGCATAGGAATGATTATGGGGATAAGATAAATAAGTATATTACTCCGCTAGGAGCGTACTATGATTCTGATAATTCTAAATTGATTGATAATAACTTTTTTGCAATTTTATGTGGAATAGATAAAAGATATGCTGAGAGGAGAGTTGATTTAGCAATAAAAAGAGCTCGTAAAATATATGAGAGATATACTGATGATCATCCTGCGGTAGAGAAATCCTTATCAGTTAATCCGGCAAAAGAAGAGTCGTCTACAAGAGTGTTTCTTC